The following are encoded in a window of Octopus sinensis linkage group LG23, ASM634580v1, whole genome shotgun sequence genomic DNA:
- the LOC115223660 gene encoding uncharacterized protein LOC115223660 produces the protein MGYNMTVNDASPQMVQDAKIKCASDLAYKLSFVGYYDKCEKILTENLKKTSGLTTPVLSKMLNTMGVNYERNGSQYNKAIKFYNAALSERLKIVTVNPQISVISYSNVANLLSRNFGKHK, from the exons ATGGGTTACAACATGACCGTTAATGATGCGAGCCCACAGATGGTGCAGGATGCGAAGATCAAATGTGCCTCTGACCTGGCCTACAAACTCTCATTTGTTG gTTATTATGATAAATGTGAGAAAATATTGACTGAAAACTTAAAGAAAACGTCAGGCTTGACTACTCCTGTTTTATCTAAAATGCTGAATACAATGGGTGTTAATTACGAAAGGA ATGGTTCACAATATAATAAAGCAATCAAATTTTATAATGCTGCACTTAGTGAAAGATTGAAAATTGTTACTGTAAATCCCCAGATATCTGTGATATCGTACTCTAATGTAGCAAATTTATTATCCCGAAACTTTGGCAAACACAAGTAA